One Vibrio campbellii CAIM 519 = NBRC 15631 = ATCC 25920 genomic window carries:
- a CDS encoding elongation factor P hydroxylase, with protein MNHEYQDLIAIFNDTFLETFNTKLELGGDEPIYLPADQEHPHHRIIFARGFYASALHEIAHWCVAGPERRLLEDFGYWYEPDGRTAEVQAEFEKVEIRPQAYEWILAKSADFPFSVSCDNLHGDFEPDRLGFMHKVHNEVMGILENGLPPRVKMLSDALCAFYQTKPLETSDFIVK; from the coding sequence ATGAACCACGAATATCAAGACCTTATCGCCATCTTCAACGACACGTTTCTTGAAACTTTTAATACCAAGTTGGAGCTTGGTGGTGATGAGCCAATTTATTTACCAGCAGACCAAGAGCATCCGCATCATCGGATTATTTTTGCTCGTGGTTTTTACGCGTCAGCGCTGCACGAGATTGCCCATTGGTGTGTAGCGGGACCAGAACGTCGTTTGCTGGAAGATTTTGGTTACTGGTATGAACCTGACGGCCGTACAGCCGAGGTTCAAGCTGAATTTGAAAAAGTGGAAATTCGCCCTCAAGCGTATGAGTGGATTCTAGCGAAAAGTGCTGACTTCCCTTTTAGCGTCAGTTGTGACAATCTACACGGCGATTTTGAACCAGATCGTCTTGGTTTCATGCACAAAGTGCACAATGAAGTAATGGGTATTCTAGAAAACGGTCTTCCGCCACGCGTAAAAATGCTATCGGATGCGTTGTGTGCCTTTTACCAAACCAAGCCGCTGGAAACGTCTGACTTTATCGTTAAATAA
- a CDS encoding trimeric intracellular cation channel family protein: protein MLLSVLYIIGITAEAMTGALSAGRRKMDWFGVMLVASATAIGGGTVRDILLGHYPLGWVKNPEFLAITCVAGVLTTGLAKWVIRLKGLFIRLDALGLIVFSIIGTKVAIGMGLHPGICMVSALVTGVFGGLLRDLICRQTPLVLHEELYASVALIASGLYLALLEFNVPDVTATIVTLITGYMLRMAAVRFKWRLPSFHLETEGSIH, encoded by the coding sequence ATGCTGCTAAGTGTGTTGTATATCATTGGTATCACGGCTGAAGCCATGACTGGTGCGTTGAGTGCTGGTCGAAGAAAAATGGATTGGTTTGGTGTTATGTTGGTAGCCAGTGCAACGGCAATTGGCGGTGGTACGGTGCGCGATATTCTTTTAGGTCACTACCCTCTAGGCTGGGTGAAGAACCCTGAATTCCTAGCAATCACATGCGTTGCGGGTGTACTGACAACTGGCTTGGCGAAATGGGTAATTAGGCTGAAAGGTCTATTTATTCGTTTGGATGCACTTGGCTTGATCGTATTTAGCATCATCGGCACCAAGGTAGCAATTGGTATGGGCTTACACCCTGGCATTTGTATGGTGTCTGCACTAGTCACTGGTGTATTTGGTGGTCTGCTACGCGATTTGATTTGTCGTCAAACACCGCTTGTGTTGCATGAAGAGCTTTACGCATCGGTGGCACTTATCGCATCAGGTTTATACCTAGCGCTACTTGAGTTCAACGTACCAGATGTAACCGCGACGATTGTCACTCTGATTACTGGTTACATGCTGCGAATGGCTGCAGTACGCTTCAAATGGCGCTTACCTTCATTCCACTTGGAAACAGAAGGCTCGATTCACTGA
- the aroC gene encoding chorismate synthase, translating into MAGNSIGQHFRVTTFGESHGIALGCIVDGCPPGLEITEADLQTDLDRRRPGTSRYTTQRREPDEVKILSGVFEGQTTGTSIGLMIENTDQRSKDYSDIKDKFRPGHADYTYHQKYGVRDYRGGGRSSARETAMRVAAGAIAKKYLKDEFGVEIRAYLSQMGDVSIDKVDWNEIENNAFFCPDADKVEAFDQLIRDLKKEGDSIGAKIQVVATNVPVGLGEPVFDRLDADIAHALMSINAVKGVEIGDGFDVVNQKGSEHRDTLSPEGFGSNHAGGILGGISTGQEIVANIALKPTSSITVPGETITKEGEPTQLITKGRHDPCVGIRAVPIAEAMLAIVVMDHLLRHRGQNHGVQTETPKI; encoded by the coding sequence ATGGCAGGAAACAGTATCGGACAACATTTCCGAGTAACGACATTCGGAGAAAGTCACGGTATCGCACTAGGATGTATCGTAGACGGATGCCCTCCAGGTTTGGAAATCACTGAGGCAGATCTGCAAACGGATCTCGACCGTCGCCGTCCTGGCACATCACGTTACACTACCCAACGTCGTGAACCGGACGAGGTAAAAATTCTTTCTGGCGTATTTGAAGGTCAAACTACAGGCACTTCAATTGGTCTGATGATTGAGAACACAGACCAGCGTTCTAAAGACTACTCAGACATCAAAGACAAGTTCCGTCCTGGACACGCTGATTACACTTACCACCAAAAATACGGTGTGCGCGATTATCGAGGTGGCGGCCGTTCGTCTGCTCGTGAAACGGCAATGCGTGTGGCGGCTGGTGCAATCGCTAAGAAATACCTGAAAGACGAGTTCGGTGTCGAAATCCGCGCTTACTTGTCACAAATGGGTGATGTTTCAATCGATAAAGTGGATTGGAATGAAATCGAAAACAACGCGTTCTTCTGCCCAGATGCAGACAAAGTGGAAGCGTTTGATCAACTTATCCGTGACCTGAAAAAAGAAGGCGACTCTATTGGCGCTAAAATTCAGGTTGTGGCAACGAATGTACCTGTTGGTCTTGGTGAGCCTGTATTTGATCGTTTGGATGCAGACATTGCGCATGCGCTAATGAGCATCAATGCGGTGAAAGGCGTGGAAATCGGCGACGGTTTTGATGTGGTAAACCAAAAAGGCAGCGAGCACCGTGATACGCTTTCTCCAGAAGGCTTCGGTAGCAACCACGCAGGCGGCATTCTTGGCGGTATCTCTACCGGTCAAGAGATTGTTGCAAACATTGCGCTTAAGCCAACGTCAAGCATTACGGTTCCGGGTGAAACCATCACTAAAGAAGGTGAGCCAACTCAATTGATCACTAAAGGTCGTCACGACCCATGTGTGGGTATCCGCGCTGTGCCTATTGCAGAAGCGATGCTGGCTATTGTCGTGATGGATCATTTGTTACGCCACCGTGGTCAAAATCATGGCGTACAAACCGAGACTCCAAAGATTTAA
- a CDS encoding hexameric tyrosine-coordinated heme protein has protein sequence MEQWLPSLITENPTEGFELAIKLSRMGVKKTQPSMDVLHKLRPEYSENAALLIESSKTIAMHFQTISQANNFWKE, from the coding sequence ATGGAGCAGTGGTTACCAAGCTTAATTACAGAAAATCCAACAGAGGGGTTTGAACTAGCAATCAAACTCAGCAGAATGGGAGTAAAGAAAACACAACCTAGCATGGATGTATTACACAAACTAAGACCTGAATACTCAGAAAATGCGGCACTACTAATAGAGTCTTCAAAAACAATTGCTATGCATTTTCAAACAATTTCACAAGCAAACAATTTCTGGAAAGAGTAA
- the prmB gene encoding 50S ribosomal protein L3 N(5)-glutamine methyltransferase — MDKIFVEEAVSELHTLQDMIRWTVSRFNAANLFYGHGTDNAWDEAVQLILPTLYLPIDVPPHVLNSRLTTSERLRIVERVVKRINERTPTAYLTNKAWFCGLEFFVDERVLVPRSPIGELIQAEFQPWLVEEPTRIMDLCTGSGCIAIACAHAFPEAEVDAIDISTDALQVAEQNVQDHGMEQQVFPIRSDLFRDLPKEKYNLIVSNPPYVDEEDMNSLPDEFTHEPELGLAAGTDGLKLVRRILANAPDYLTDDGILVCEVGNSMVHMMEQYPQIPFTWIEFENGGHGVFMLTRDQLVECAEEFKLYKD; from the coding sequence TTGGATAAGATTTTTGTAGAAGAGGCGGTATCGGAGCTCCATACCCTTCAAGATATGATTCGTTGGACGGTAAGCCGCTTTAACGCCGCTAACCTGTTTTACGGTCATGGCACTGATAATGCGTGGGATGAAGCGGTTCAGCTTATCCTGCCAACATTATACTTGCCGATTGATGTGCCTCCGCACGTATTGAACTCTCGCCTTACGACAAGCGAGCGTCTGCGTATTGTTGAGCGTGTAGTAAAACGCATCAACGAGCGTACACCAACTGCATACCTAACCAACAAAGCATGGTTCTGTGGTCTTGAGTTCTTCGTCGATGAGCGTGTACTTGTGCCACGTTCTCCAATCGGTGAATTGATTCAAGCGGAATTCCAACCTTGGTTGGTGGAAGAGCCTACGCGCATCATGGACCTATGTACGGGTTCTGGTTGTATCGCGATTGCTTGTGCACACGCTTTCCCTGAAGCAGAAGTTGACGCGATCGATATCTCAACTGACGCACTTCAAGTTGCAGAGCAAAACGTACAAGATCACGGCATGGAGCAACAAGTGTTCCCAATCCGCTCTGACTTGTTCCGCGATCTTCCAAAAGAGAAGTACAATCTGATCGTGTCTAACCCACCTTACGTGGACGAAGAAGACATGAACAGCCTACCAGACGAGTTCACGCACGAGCCTGAACTGGGTCTTGCTGCAGGTACTGACGGTCTAAAACTGGTTCGTCGTATTCTTGCTAACGCACCAGACTACCTAACAGACGATGGTATTCTTGTGTGTGAAGTCGGTAACTCAATGGTTCATATGATGGAACAGTACCCACAAATTCCATTCACTTGGATTGAGTTCGAGAACGGTGGTCACGGCGTATTCATGCTAACGCGCGACCAGCTGGTTGAGTGTGCAGAAGAGTTTAAACTATACAAAGACTAG
- the smrB gene encoding endonuclease SmrB, with translation MSKKDTEHDDDFALFKDAVQGVKKLRQDTIIQQPKKNTKQKEITRSNREASDSEFYFSDEFVPLLNADGPTRYARDDVSTYEVKRLRRGVYVPDVFLDMHGMTQQEAKRELGAMIAYCVKNEIHCACVQHGIGKHILKQKAPLWLAQHPDVMAFHQAPLEFGGDGALLVLLSIPEK, from the coding sequence ATGAGCAAAAAAGACACCGAACACGATGACGATTTCGCCTTGTTTAAGGATGCAGTACAGGGCGTAAAAAAGTTGCGACAGGATACCATAATCCAGCAACCAAAAAAAAATACTAAGCAAAAAGAAATCACACGCTCAAACCGCGAAGCGAGTGATTCTGAATTTTACTTTTCCGATGAGTTTGTCCCGCTCTTAAATGCGGATGGACCAACTCGCTACGCGCGTGATGATGTCTCGACTTATGAAGTGAAACGTCTTCGTCGTGGCGTGTACGTGCCTGACGTCTTCCTTGACATGCACGGCATGACACAACAAGAAGCCAAGCGAGAACTCGGTGCGATGATCGCGTACTGCGTGAAAAACGAAATCCACTGTGCGTGTGTACAACACGGCATCGGTAAGCACATCTTGAAGCAGAAAGCGCCGCTTTGGTTAGCTCAGCATCCAGACGTAATGGCATTCCACCAAGCGCCTCTAGAGTTTGGCGGCGATGGTGCCCTACTGGTGCTGCTTTCTATTCCTGAGAAATAA
- the sixA gene encoding phosphohistidine phosphatase SixA: MKIFILRHGEAEHFANTDAERQLTPRGRTESEAVARACKEQGFAQFDKVLVSPYIRAQQTWQEISAHFSAKSIETCEDITPYGQSDQVFDFANALIEVEKLESLLFVSHLPLVGYLTSEFVKDMTPPMFPTSGLVCIEFDPQTQRGEVLWHITP; encoded by the coding sequence ATGAAAATATTTATCTTGCGTCACGGTGAAGCAGAGCATTTTGCGAACACCGACGCAGAAAGACAACTGACCCCGAGAGGCAGAACTGAATCGGAAGCAGTTGCCCGAGCATGTAAAGAGCAAGGTTTTGCTCAATTCGACAAAGTACTGGTGAGTCCGTACATTCGAGCGCAGCAAACTTGGCAAGAAATCAGCGCACACTTTTCGGCGAAAAGCATCGAAACGTGTGAAGACATCACGCCTTATGGTCAATCCGACCAAGTGTTTGATTTCGCTAATGCGTTGATTGAAGTTGAGAAGCTTGAATCTCTTTTGTTTGTGTCGCACTTGCCGCTGGTGGGATACCTGACCTCGGAATTTGTGAAAGACATGACGCCGCCAATGTTCCCGACATCTGGCTTGGTGTGTATTGAGTTTGACCCGCAAACACAACGCGGTGAAGTGCTTTGGCATATCACGCCATAG